CCCTTTTCATGGCAAGCCAAGGGCATACCGCGGACGGCGTGTCTTGGAAAAGTTCGAGTCTGAGAATAATAAACCAGTTTGATCCACCTTTGCTCTGGGACAAAGATGTCATTACATGTGTGTAAACAGAAGATTACAAAAAAGGGTCTAGTATGTTTTAAGGCCCTTAAATTGTTTACGTTCTTGCCGTTTGTTATGTACAACGCGAAAGTTTTTTAGGTTTTGATGCTTACGTAGGTTACGCAAAATCCGCTGTTATCTCTCACTGACCAGTGTCGCTACCACGAGTTTGGCGTTAAAATAAACGCCAccgagaacgtaacttattttttatgcatctcgctcgtactcacatattagtgcgagcgagatgtataataTACATCTaagtaatttactttatattataatatacttagacgttagcgtatatgtcagttttgacactgtcagtgactcatggtacgggtacagtAATTCAGTTGTATGTTGTAGTAGTGAAGTGTTCGGGTAGATGTTCTTGtgaaactagcttttgcccgcaactGCGTTTGTGTGgtattatgatgatgataattgataaaaactataatttCCCCGTGCCTCAAAACTATATTCGTAACAACTCTTATATGAAACGCTTTAGCGGTTTaatcgtgaagaggtaacagacagacagagtttataatattaaaggTAGTTATGATATGACGTAAGGTTTGCAGacttcattattgtttatttttcgtGAAGATTCAACAGGATGCGTTTTTGTAAGGCTTCAAGCTATGTTTTTTtagctataggtacttacccacGTTCTTGATGAATTAGGCATTAATGGAATGGAACTTTACGTCACAAGAAATTAGAAATCGCATTTAAATTGCGTGATGTTTCTTAATCGTAAAGGTATCATTATTGAAGTATTGTGCTGTCATCAAATAACAGTGTTCGAATTGCATACTATCATTCACAATGACTTTAGATAGCAGACAACATTGATAACAGTGAGATAGGAAGGCGACTACCGGCAATTGATAAGTAAGTATCAagaacacagacaagacatcctctagactgagcatagtaacgctaccccctctgccactatatatggtagttttactccatcttcgagtcaaagtatcagaatcccgtgccgtgattggttcgtgtctttgaacggaccaatcacggcacgggattcgctcacctcgtccccccgcacccccgtatttttggcagcatcggtttcatggaataattgctctaaactccgtctagaggattcctagtctatgatcaaGAATGATGAGAAGGGCTGAAAGAAGTGAATCATTTACCCTACAGAAAAACACTACAGAAAACGAGATTTCTGAAGAATGGAAGGAAGGAAGACACTCAAAATAATGTAAGGTTTCcactttatttatacttattgtTTATGATGACGTACGGTTTTGTTTGAATGACCAAAAATTATATCGACGTTGATGAAAAGAAAGGTGTAATCTCAGAGGGTGTAATAGACCAGGTacaagtaggtacgagtatattatgCAGTACTAATGTTtgattaagtacatatttgGTTTACGCAACAGACAAGAAGTGGTGCATGGATGTTCATCATTTTGGAAACAGTTAcgaaagtaggtaaataaaataaacaaatttattagttgcaaactattttaaatttataaataacataaatgtcataaatatAAACCACTCACCAGTTTTTTCGACAATCCTTAATATCTCTATCACAATATTTcacagttttatatttatttattattttgttgtgATATAAACAACAACAGATCAACAGACGCGTCGGTCACTTAATAAATCGTAGCCTTGACTGTATGTGTAACGATTGCGCGGGAGTGGTTATACGCAACAGTTTTCGGCATTCaaacttgtttttttataatgatcGTTGTTTGTTTCTTTCGTTTTATACAGTCAGCGGTATACGCAGGTAGCTAAGCAGACGGTGCTTTAAAAATGATCAGCACACGCTCTTATCCTCATAACAAAGATATACGTGTGTGTGTCAGGCGTAATTAGACAGGGCTGCTCAAACTGAAAGGGCGGGTAATTTTCGAATGAAAACGTGGGGATGGTGTTGGTTAAGAAGGGTCCGCTTCCACTGACTTGCAACCAAAAGGTGCGAGTGAGGATTTGATTAGGGCAAACGGGGCAAACACAATACAAACTTTGATAAAaagatgtaatttaattttaacgttaCCCGTAACACAGTTTTTAACgaacaaaataatgaaatacaGTATAAGAATTTGATTACAATGAAAATTGGGTTTTGGTGTTCTCTGGGGTGTAATTTGCAACAATGTCATAACCCGAATCGGTAGGATTTGTATGATTAACATACCCATGGCTACAGTACatacctacagatgtagtgaagaatcctttgccatcgtattttctcggaaatgttcgtatttgtcatgttacttcagtcaacctcagtaggtactttttgtactgagactgactgaaaaaGCATTTCGTCATTTCTAGTACTTATGTAGTACGTCCATGTACAAAGTCACGACGGAGTTCTTTAAAaaggtttaaaaattaaaacttagttGCAAAATACATGTTCATTTTACAATAGGTATATCACTGTAAAAGTGTTGCTTCTATTGAGCTACACATAAGTTCTTTGTATGGTTTTATGGACGACAATGCAATCATCTTTGTATAATtaacaaacataaaacaaaaatataaaatgctaTATGTACGACGATGACCAATTATTTTATCACAAAAGTTATCATACCAGAATTGTGTAGCCAATTCCTTATTATATGAGTTATATTCATAAAGATGGTACCTTTTTCTAAAACTTAAATCATAAtgtagtaggtatacttacctataagtaTAAAAAATAGAATCGAAGCATATTCCAGCCACCCACAACCgcgcaattaaaaaaaatgtaattaggTAAACAAACAGCCACTTCAAGTAATACTTACTATAATGTCTACAATATGTGTGGCTCACGGCGCTTACCACTAATTAATTGAATGATAGTGATAAAATAATCacgctataggtaggtatactaacTAATCTACCCTTGCcactaaatataaatatgacaTGCATACTACATGCCTAATTATGATATACATATCTCAAATAATTGGTGTCATTGGCCGTGCGAAAGCGAAGTCTGGATATTCTTCTCTAGTGGTCTCATTTCTCAACCTaagcagccgggctagcacataaCTGGCGCGAAAGTATCTcgtggcgagatagactactcgtcactcttttattaacatagttagaaaaagacgggtagtctatctcgacgcgagatactgtcgcgccaatcacgtGCTAGTGGTGCAGTTCGataattttaaagattttttgtcGATTccgtttttataaaattttcataacgacGGTGCTATGGGGGTTTGAGAGGTACATAACacctcacagagccactagtaaacAGGTATACGTAGATTGTGGAGCAGTATCgtaatcttgtatttttttaaatttatttttctttaaagtCATGCGGTTTGGTTCTCAAAAGCTGTTTGTATTGGTTTTTGAACGCCTGATAGAACGTTGTCGTCCTCAATTCAACTTGAAACTTTTTACAATGTTCGAGGACCACTGGGTAGAGGTGCTTAAGCTCGGCGTGGTCCAAGGTTGGGAACAGGTGGTGTAAGAAGTGATCCCCAAAGCGCGTGAGAGATTTGAAAAGGTTGCCTGTGTAGTCGATCCTCTCCACCACTGTGTCAAGTTGATGGAGTCCCCAGTCCACGTACTCGGCCCTGGAAGAGTAGTCAAGTTATTGTAAGGCCTTTGCTATTAACCGAACCAGGCAAACCAGAGTAACATAGTTAGGTTTCGCTTTTGGTAGGCCTCTGGCTAcagtttaagagcccatcaacgtgcacactagcgccactgctaaatattcgtgattatttcaatttaacgaaagatatttaaataagggggccgctacgtactgtatcttgtattaaagtaccttttgaatacatcaaactagtttttattttgctggattcgtcaatctatgcgtccaaagttaaaacggccgtttttgttttgagttcatggATCGACgtatccagcaacataaaaactagttttatgtaGTCAAAgggtaggtactttaatacaatatacagttcgtagcggccccctttttgaaatatttttcgttaaatttaaataatcacgattatttagcagtggcgctagtgtgcacttTAATGGGCTCTTAAGATAAAGCAGCGCTAACGTTTGGTCTTCCGTTGACCGTCGTAGCTcagaacataataaataatagtattatacCTGGCCTTATCACCCTCGAAGAAGTTATCTTCTGCGTGATGGCCCGCGGTTATGCCATACATCACGAAGAAGAAGCTAGCGTAGACCATCGTTCCGAGCCAGACTGGGATTGTCCAGTAAAGAGGCAGACCTCCGAAGTACCACATCCATGTAGGCACGAAGAATGGAATTGCGTTGGTCCAGTTTAAACGCTTCCCTTCGTGGTTCATTGTGGAGAATACAACCCTGAAATTTAAAATACTCGTAACTGCAACATGTGTTCAACATTATCTTAAATAGGCCGAAGGACGAGTTCCTAATGCCGCACATTTATCTTGTTGAGAGCTTAATAGAagataaatttaatgaataaaaaataatatccaATAATAGATTATAACTTACTCTTTTCCTAGTTGCACCAAACATGCGAATAAATATATCACGGGCCAGTATACAGCAGCCAGTTTCTCAAACATGGTTTTAGACATATAAGGCAAGAACACTAAGAATGGCTCAAACGCACTAATTTCTAGGTCTTGAGCCGTATTTGTATGAAGATGATGTGATAGCGCGTGCATAATTCGCCAGTCTCTGAaacaaaaatatgataaaaaagATACGGAAAAGAGGGAGGGAGCACAAATGAAATTTTTGTTACTACTAGTTTTTATTGCTGGCTTCAGCATCGTCCTTTCCCTCGAAGCTTTTGTAATAACCCCAAAACTACATGTTATTGCATTTTTTGTTGTTCCAGAATTCCTTGGCCACGTCCCTACTGCATTATCAGTTCAAatataccgcggtattcggaaaacaagatccgttctagactagagaacgatacgatatgtactagatacgttgtagtttagatttcaactagttctcttttgcagctcaattcagacaacaaatgtcacttttacgttaaattatcgtcttgtggaaatcgttcaagagtaggtAGTAATCGTTCccgaatcgcggaaatgtcaaatttgaaaggctagatcttaaaaatatcgttatcgtatcttggtgatgtctaatagatgtctagttcaaaatccgaatcgaccCCATAATATATGTTAGCATGTTATTGTATTGATATAGAATTATAAAAgtaccataggtacttaattttggCTCGACCACGCACACGAACACACGGCAATTGGATATAATTTGTTTTCGAGTAATttaaagcataaaataaaactatacaatCCTAAATAGATTTGGCATAACTGTTGAAACACtaattaattaggtaataaAATTACCGACAAAACGTGTACCTAtttgacaaaataataaatatatatgtatatatgttattGTAAAAGCACGAAGTATGCTGAAAATTAGGATAAACGGGTATCTAAAAACTAAGAGCTACCAACATAGtggtaaaaatttaatttcacaTTTCTGAATAGGTAATGTAAATGTCCTGTGATGCAAAGCTAGCGATCGATCGGAAGTTTTGTCTGTTGGAATAACTTTTGTTAGATCGTAAATTCTAAACTTCGTTATCCGCGATTTCATACTCTTGTAATGCATTATCAGTATCATACAATATTTTCATCCGTCGTTGCTAGCCCAGTCGtacaatgttttaatttatgacccattttcgtaccttgtcacagtgataatcaatatgaaagtcgctagagacctcatgctattgtcacggctttactacgggagtgcgacacacgcttgtgcgaagtatcgttagtgcgacgtatgattaagcgatgtacgattgtacgaCAACATGTCATTTGTAGGAACTATTGTTCGTGCGAAACATTATTAGGCGATGCACGACTATACGATGTGCCGTTTGAGCGAATCATCGTGTGTgcgaaatataaatcaataggtaggtttggttcgttaggtagcttcagatgcccgaagggcaaagcgcccagaaataggagccccgcgaagcggggctccgtctagttcagttgtaaaggaaatgttttttgagaagaaacagtgtaagtactgagaccatgttaaaaataaattacccgtagaccCACAAATACTATCGTGCACTAGAAGTATTGTCGAGCCGTAATATGTCGCACaatttaacttcgatcaaaaatactgtcggactatagtttggtcgaatagtgatatgtcgcacaatatcacttcgcagaactgcagtgtcgttaaaaaaatatgtcgcacaatcgtgcatcgcacacttggggtcgcacttatgtaataatccctattgtcactgtgacaaggtacaaaaatgggtcataaattaaaacatgtgactgtacCGGTTTCAGCGCCACTACTGATTTATGTTTTTTGGTTCCTCGAGCCGTATTATACAACAATATACACAGGTACAtggaattgaaaaaaaaaaattgcgccTAAAATTACGGGTACCTACCTAGCTTAAATAGAAAAAGCTTAAGCTTCTTTTACCTtccttaatttattttcattagGAATTTGTTAATTTAAAATTCCCATAGTCTTGTAGATCCGTATCCTATGGGTATGGGTATAATTATGTAAGAAAACCGTTGTTGGTAGATTTTCGTGTTATATCATAATAATATGGGATCTTTATGGAAATTTTAAACAGATATTAGAAATTGATACTGCTTATTGAACAGTGATTATCCTCCCCATTAAAATTTGTCCAAAGAAGTG
This portion of the Cydia amplana chromosome 7, ilCydAmpl1.1, whole genome shotgun sequence genome encodes:
- the LOC134649696 gene encoding cytochrome b5-related protein-like, with protein sequence MPPNSERIVVEDRRQVSFPHLPYPVTRKSEPRTPQHWLKGKRLQDGAQGLWRIHDSIYDLTSFASVHPGGAEWITLTKGTDITEAFETHHLHGVAEGELPKYFVKKTDAPRNSPFTFHDDGFYKTLKPKVADKLKEIPNNERKRSDMITDLVLVAFIVASSLSCWMMHNKSIWIGLALIPISGYLLSCVAISAHNYFHRRDNWRMYLFDLLGSSYRDWRIMHALSHHLHTNTAQDLEISAFEPFLVFLPYMSKTMFEKLAAVYWPVIYLFACLVQLGKEVVFSTMNHEGKRLNWTNAIPFFVPTWMWYFGGLPLYWTIPVWLGTMVYASFFFVMYGITAGHHAEDNFFEGDKARAEYVDWGLHQLDTVVERIDYTGNLFKSLTRFGDHFLHHLFPTLDHAELKHLYPVVLEHCKKFQVELRTTTFYQAFKNQYKQLLRTKPHDFKEK